GTAGCACGACGCATTGGTTACGATAAATTTGATTCGACTATTCCTGCAATCAATATACAAGTTGGTCATTTAAATCGTGAACAAAAATTACAACGTCTAATCGAAGATATGTTAGTGGGCTCTGGATTCAACGAAGCATATACTTTACCTCTTGAAGCAAGCGAGACTTTCCAAGAGTTCGGTTATAATAAAAATGATATTGTAAAGACAAAAAATGCTTTACGTTCCGACGCAAGTATTTTACGTCCAATAATTTTGCCTGGCCTTTTTAAGACTTGTGAGCATAATGTATCTAAGGGTATTAGCGATCTAAAGTTTTTTGAAATTGGGCACGTTTTTAATCTTCCTTTCGACGAAAATTTACAACCTAATGAAACTAATCATTTAGCAATTGCTTTTACAGGTGGACAAGATTCAAGGCCTAATTCAACTCGTCGAGAATTTGATGTATTTGATGCCATAGATGTAGTCCGCAATATTTTTTCACTTCTTAAACTTTCAGACCTTAGAATAGATCCAACTAATAAAGTTGGTTTTCATCCTACGAGAACTGCAAAGATTTCTGTTGGTGATATAGAAGTCGGATTTGTTGGCGAGCGATTGAGCGATACTAATATGTATGGTGCAGAACTAAATTTAAATACACTTTATTCATGTAAATCAGAATCTGTAAAATATGAACAGCTATCAAATTATCCATATTTAAGTTTTGATTTAGCTTTTGTAGTTGATCAAGAGGTTAACGTAGATCTATTACAAAATACAATAATAAATTTAGGTGACGGAAAAATAGAAGAAATTAATTGTTTCGATATTTTCGAGAGTGAATCATTAGGTGAAAATAAGAAGTCAATAGCTTATGCTTTACGAATAAGGTCACAAGACGGAACTATGAGCGATGAAGACCAATCAACATTGCGCACCCAAATCATAAGAGGTGTAGATACCCAACTCGGAGCAAAACTTCGCTAACAATTGATTGCAGGGTCCGTCCCTGCTAAAACTCCACATAAGGAAAATAATGGACGAAAAAGAGATAGAACGCCAGTTAGATATTTTATGTACTGGTACCTCTGATGTTATAAATAAAAAAGAATTGGCCGCCAAACTAAAAAAAGGCAAACCACTACGTATAAAATTTGGCATCGACCCAACTTCTGCCGATATACATATAGGGCATGCAGTTGTTCTAAGGAAATTGAAACAATTTCAAGATTTAGGCCATAAAGCCATTTTGCTAATAGGTGATTTTACAGCTCGTGTTGGTGACCCTAGTGGTAAAAATGTTACCCGACCTACTTTAAGTGTTGAAGAAATTACTAAAAATATGGAAACATATTTAGATCAAGCATTTCTAATTTTAGATAAAGAAAAAACAGAAATTCGTATGAATAGTGAATGGCTGGAATCATTAGGTATTGTCGACATAATGAAACTAATGGGTTCAGTAACTGTTGCACAGCTTTTAGAACGTAATGATTTTTCTAAAAGATATAAAGAAGGTTCACCTATTTCTGTCTTAGAATTTCTTTATCCTCTTTTGGTTGGTTTCGATTCTGTAGCTTTAGATGCTGATGTAGAGCTTGGTGGAACTGACCAACTATATAACCTTTTGATGGGTCGACCCTTACAAGAGTTGGAAGGCCAAGAACCTCAAATTTGTATAACAACGCCACTATTAGAAGGTATAGACGGCAATAAAAAGATGAGCAAATCTTTGAACAATACTATTGGTCTTACCGATGAACCGCTTGATATGTATGGCAAGGTAATGAAAATTTCTGATGAGATTATGCCTAAATATTTTCAACTCGCAACTGGTTGGTTTCCTGAACAGGTCCAAGAAGTATTAAATGATAT
The sequence above is a segment of the Acidimicrobiia bacterium genome. Coding sequences within it:
- a CDS encoding tyrosine--tRNA ligase, giving the protein MDEKEIERQLDILCTGTSDVINKKELAAKLKKGKPLRIKFGIDPTSADIHIGHAVVLRKLKQFQDLGHKAILLIGDFTARVGDPSGKNVTRPTLSVEEITKNMETYLDQAFLILDKEKTEIRMNSEWLESLGIVDIMKLMGSVTVAQLLERNDFSKRYKEGSPISVLEFLYPLLVGFDSVALDADVELGGTDQLYNLLMGRPLQELEGQEPQICITTPLLEGIDGNKKMSKSLNNTIGLTDEPLDMYGKVMKISDEIMPKYFQLATGWFPEQVQEVLNDIKSGLLAPVDAKKLLAVTVVDQYHGVGIGEKTKEEFANVFSKGERPDDIEIFELKSAEYENTENPGSERLARILNTIGLVTSNKDGARMISQGAVKINDEVFDDENGEVLIKDLNDSYIQVGKRKWAQISVS